Part of the Hemiscyllium ocellatum isolate sHemOce1 chromosome 30, sHemOce1.pat.X.cur, whole genome shotgun sequence genome is shown below.
ATCTAGGGCGTCGACTACCTGGTTGATGAATTTTTTTACCAGTTGGAAGTTTTCAGGTCTCACACTCTTGGACCCATCAATGACGAAAGCTAAATCAACACCTCCTGAACTGCAAGCtgtgtgcaaagttaaaataagaatttaaagaagaaaaaaaaaaggtcTTACACATTCTCCTTCCACTTCTATGAACTATTGATGATTTCATTGTGCCCTGTGTAGGTAAGGCCAAATAAAAGATACATTCAGGATCAAGCTCTTTgggaaaacatctgaaaatgtaaACTAATACCCCTAATGTCAGAAGATAAATGGTCTATAGTGAAAAAAGTTAGTAATCATGTTGAATTTGGCTTAGAATGACTTCTTTAGAACATTATTGTTAATGGGTTTGTTAGTGGGATGATCTATGATGTTCATTATCAAATACACGCCAGCACAATGAAACATAGATTATAAACTCATATCAGCGTAGGTGGTTATACAGTCAAGATATAAATTCTTCACAGAGCTGGTAGTTAATGCATGGAAAAGCTACAAAAGATGGTGTAGCGCATAATACAGGGTGATTGTTATCTCAAACATCTCATGCAACTTCACCTACCGCAACTATGGGAACAGGAGTGATCATGTCAATAATTTGGGTTTCAATTTTACTTATAAATAGCTTTGTACACATGCCCGAATTTACAGCAGATTTCATACCAACAAGCTCATTTAGGGAGATTGAGAATCAGCAAAACAGCTTAGTTTCAGTTAAAACCTTAAAATTGCTACAGGAAAGGACAAAATAGACTTATCtatttaattcaatttaaattccattcaattcaaattcaatccAATAATCATCATAGGCAACCTTGATCTCCTGACATTAACCTGATTGTTCAAAGGATATGGAGTGGACTTTCCCAAATTCATTTCGAAAATAGCCACAGACTTTTTTTGTTACCCCTGCTTTTGTGTCATTTAGGCACTAGCATCAGTCATATCGGGATGGAGTCATACACAAAGCTGCGTAGATAGGGCAAGCATTACTTCAGTACATCTGAAAGTCTTATATTCCTATGTGCAAGTCAGCTAAGCTTTAGTTTAGTAACTTTTTGATTCCGTTCTGAAATAAAACTTACTGCCGCATGTTCTTCCATCCGGATTTAATGTGAATCCTTCATTGCAGGCACATTTGTAAGAGTTAGGTGTGCTTACACAGATGTGTTCACAATCATGATCTCCACTGGCACAAAGATCCACCACTGAAACACAAAATTCAAGCTGTGTCCTTTCTGATAAAGCAGAATCTGGAAATATAATCTTAGGTTGTCTGCTAACCAGATCCTCTCTATGTTCCTGATTAGCTTAAGCATATTTCTTTGCTTATTCACTCCCACAGCACTTCATCCTTTGGGGTCAAATCTCACTATGGTGTGCAGCTTTATTTTTCTGTccgttcacaggatgtggatagCTTTGGCTAGGCTAGTATtcatgcccatccctaattgctgagttaagagtcaatcacattgctgtgtgtctagtCACATTtaagccagaccaggaaaggatggcaatttcctttcctgaaggatattagtaaaccagatgggtttttcctgacaattgataatgattttatagtcatcattagatttttatttctagatttttaaaacgttgaattcaaattacactatctgccatggtgggatttgaaccaaggtccccagaacattttcaGAGTTTCAGATTAATAGTCTCATGATAGTATCACTAAGCCATTGCCTCTTACTAACTGATTAAATTTAAATGCAATTCATAAAGTATCGTAAAATATAAAGTTAATCTGAGTAATGGTGATCATGAGACTATCATTGATTGTCATAGAACCCCATCTGACTCACAAATATCCCTGAATGCAGGATAATGGttgcctatatgtgactccagacctacagcaatgtgcttgacttaTAAATTCCCTTTGAAATGGGCCTAGCAAGCTGCTCAGATCAAGGGATAGGCAACATGTGCTGGCCCctccagtgatgctcacataacatgaaagagaaaaaaaagctctTTACAAAAtgcttcttgaaatgttttttcaAGCTAACGATTAGTTATTCATTATTGAATACTGTCTTTCCCATATAATTGGTGTTACAATTCTTCCATCCCCCAATCTTAAAGCCAACCCTATGTGTCTTCAAATGCTTCATTAATCATTGTTTCTGCATAGACACTGAAGAGGACTGGTGATAATCAACACCTTTGTCTAATTCTGGTTTTAGTTACACTTGAATCATATCACCAAGAAATAAAATGAatctgcagactggaaagctgcTTGAATAGCTTTTTAAGGTGATTATTAGTTCAGATCAAACACTAACTGATCAGTATATTATTCTGACTTATGATCTAAGTGTAGTGCTATGAGACTGACACCAGTTTTCATTTTTTTGGCACTTTACTCACCACAGAACGCTTCCTGGAATTTTTTAGAAAGTTTTTCGATAGCACTGTAGCTTTCCACATAGTCTAAGTGGTCTTCCAGGGGCTCGCTGGCAATTTCACGCAGTGAGCTCATCTCTGCCCTGCCCACACCAATGGCAAAGATCTCAATGCCACTCTGCTTGGCCCGTGTGGCTGCCTCCCGCACTCGGTCCTGGGGCCGGCCATCGGTCACAATGATGGCAACCTGAAGGTAGATGGACACAGAAATGGTCAGTTTCCTGCAGTAATTATGAGTGGATTGATTTTATTCTATTGCTTTATTTTGCTTAAAGTGAAGCCACAAGTGTCTGTGCCTGCAAATTATGATCAatacctagattagattagattacttacagtgtggaaacaggcccttcggcccaacaagtccacaccgacccgtcgaagcgcaacccacccatacccctacatgtaccccttacctaacactacggacaatttaacatggccaattcacctgacccgcacatctttggactgtgggaggaaaccggagcacccggaggaaacccacgcagacacggggagaatgtgcaaactccacacagtcagtcgcctgaggcgggaattgaacccaggtccctggcgctgtgaggcagcagtgctaaccactgtgccaccgtgctgccccttaagcaatttattcctttcctttTAGCACTTAGTAACAACACCGCCACCACAAATGACTGTACAGATAGCAGATGTGGACAGGATCGTGTTTGGCTTGATGCTATCCATTATCTAAACCGTACTGCTAGGATTAGATTTcccgcagtgtggaaacaggcccttcggcccaacaagcccacaccgaccctctgacgagcaacccacctagactcatACCCCCACCCACCTAGACTCATACCCCCTGTTGCAAATGTACTATTAATCAATGCTTCTCAAAGTTGTTAACCTTAGAAATGATCCCAGCATCACTAGTGGTTATTGTCCTTCAGGGTAGGTACACCAAGAACATAGTCTCAATGGTCTGGGCAGAGTGTATCTGATCAGATCGCTATCCTGATCTCTTGTGGAATTTAGGTAGCATTACTGTTTTTGATGCACATTAATGAAACTGGGCCTACTGATTGAGGTGGGTACAAGACAGTTAGACATGGAATTACTGGTCAATGTGGGTACAGCACATTTGGAAACAGAGGTCCTTATCCCAAGAAAACTGTTGGGAGTAAATGATACATTTAACACATCATTTTGGCAACTAAACTattgatttttattcatttgaGCATCTTTCCCCCCCAAAACAATTATTAAATgaattattttgtcttttttctaATATTATAGGTGAGGAGTATGCAGTTTTTGGTCTGTGATTTATTTAGTGAAGAATATGGAATACTAATAGTTTGTTCTGTTGTTGATGATGAAACTGCCAATAGCAAGCATCAAAAGCACCACACTAACTCTCCCAGTGTGGACTTTGGGCAGGGAGAAACTAGCATCCTCACAAGTATATAAAATGATTACTATAGCAATATTTTGTAAGATGAGCGATGTAAGTGGGGCTTAATAGCTTAATGAAATGAGGTCCATGCAGTCAATGACTCCGTGACCTCTGGACTCCAACTTTCTTTTTGGTCAGACCTTCTCTGTTCTTCCTCCCATATTCCTCAGAGGCTACAAAAACCTCATACTATTTAGAATTCCTTTCCTCTGTCACCAACTATGTGGAGATCAGCATTTATACTAACCTCAGTTAAAATCGTTCTTTACTAGAATTTTAACACAGTGTAATTGATAATCAATGGTactaccgtcactgaatccccctttaTCAGCATTTTGAGGGTTGACCTGAAACACAACTGGACAAACCATATAcatacagtgactacaagagcaggaatCTTCCTGCACTTCTGCTTTCCCAAAGCCTGACTACCACCTATAAgtcccaagtcaggagtgtgatggaatattgctgcctgacctgctgcgcttttccagcaacacattttcagctgtgatggaatattctccacttgcctggatcagtgcagctccaataatactcaagaaacttgacaccatcaggATAAAGCACCATACTCaaaagcattcactccctccaccactcacaCTCAGTAGAAGCAGTGCGTACTATATACAACACAGTGAACTCATCTCTGCCCTGCCCACACCAATGGCAAAGATCTCAATGCCACTTTGCTttaccaaagctccttagacagcaccttccaaacccacaaccacttctatctacagggacaagggcagcagatgcttaGAAACACCATTACCACctacaaatttccctccaagtaaCAGTCTATCCTCAAGTAGAACAACATCACTGCTTCTTCACTGTCATTCTGTTAGGGTCCTAGAACTGCCTTCCTAACAGtatggttggagggatatgggccaagcgcaggcaggtaggattagtttaatttgtaaTTGTGgtctgcatggactggttggaccaaagggtctgtttccatgctgtataactctgtaaTCTAATACATGTAGGGGAGAATTTactgttcaagaaaggaggggAGAAAATAATTGGATCCATAATCCAGAGACAAACAAAACTACCAAAGACATGCGATTGCAATGAAGAGGCTTTTTAAATTGGGGAAGATCCATGTGGCAGGGATGTTTAAAGTTCACTGCGTTAGACCTAGCCTTGAGAAACCAAACCTGACCCTATTTGAAAGCACCTTGAGTGTCAATTTCAAATGGCTTCTAAAATACTGGATTATCATTGATAAGTTCAAAGCATTAATTGATCCATATTAGGAGATGAAGCTGTGGAATTAAACTGGCCTGTTGAACAGCCACAAAATAAAACAACATTGACAATGCAATCTTATTCAGAGACATGCATTGTTCACCTTTGTTGCAGTACTAGGTTCTGCTGATCCTAAAAGCAATGATCCTTTTATGGCAAGAAGTTTGGAACATTAGGTATctctaaattgttggaggaataGACTTGTTACTATCATTCCTACTAACCACCTGTAATGGGATATTTTTGGGGAAGTTGGTggcgtagtggtaatgtcactgatcaagtaatccagaaccccaggctgaTGTTCTGAGGATAGGAATCTGAACCCTACtactgcagatggtgaaatttgaaatgtaaAAGCACAGctaaaatctaatgatgacaatgaaaccatCGTCAATTGTCCACCGAGTTCatgaatgccctttagggaaggaaatatgctgtccttatctggtctggtctacatgtgactccagactcacagtgacatggttgactcttaatagcTCCTTGggaagttagggatgggcaatagctGCTGACGTACCCAGTGATGTCATATCCCATgcatatatatatctatatatatattaAAATGGTTTTACTATCAATCTGTCAAACAATTCAAATACTTACTTATACTTGAAGATTTATTGAGCAAAATGATCTTCAGTTAAACCTTCTTCCTAAGATAGCCACCTGCACTGAGTAAATAGCAAGTACAAAAAAATTGAATCTTTGCACTTTGCATTGTGATTGCCAAAACACCAGGAACAGCAGGTAGGATATCAGGGTTGGTACAGGCTATTTGATGAGAATAGACAATTGTCCTCAGAAGGGAGTTGGGAAATTGTTGTAGTGATACAAACCAACACTTTGAAAGCCTCTCAAACCTGGTCATAACTGAAACCAAGTGGATAATTATATTTGAATACATATAAATGAATACATAAAGTGTACTAATCAAATTTAAAACAAGTTAAAAATCTTTATAAAATAGGTAATTTATAAAGAATTTGAAAAATATTGTTAATTTCCAGTTTATAAAAGAGGTTTCCATAGTTACCTTGCTGGCTGCATCGGCCTTGACCCGTGCTCCATTAGactcactgaaagcaatattggtTGCAAATTGGATGGCAAGGCCAGTCATGGTACCGGAGGAGAGTGGCTGGATCTGGGAGACAGCTCGCAGGACGCCTGCCTTGTTGCGATGTGCATTAAGGGCGAACTCATTTTTGACGGTACTGGCATAGTTAACCACCCCAACGCGGGTGGCATTTGGACCAATGTCAAGGGATTCGATTACCTGGGATACAAACACTTTCACCTGTTCAAATTCAGATGGGCGAACACTCCTAGAACTGTCAATAATAAAGACCAAGTCAGTTGGTTTACTCCTGCACAGGCCTGTAAGAGAAAGAAAGGAGTGAGATAAAGCAAAACAGAAATAGTTTAAAGAAGTTCAGTTTAATATAGCATATTAAAGTTCATCTATAAAAGGAAAACTGTTGCTAATATCATGGAGGGTGCTGTTTTattgaacagaaagtgctggagaaactcagcagataaggcagcatctatggagagaaaaacagacttaAAGTATGACTGTTCCGCAGTTCTGAAAAAGTCAAATTGGATTTGAAAcggtaactgtttctctctccactgatcctCCCtgatttgctgaatttctccaacatttcctgatttcagatttccagcgtttCTAGttgtttgcttttatttgattGTTCCACTGAAAACTTTatcttcctgctctttttctgaAATCATTGCTTTATGTTATGAGTGGTGAGATCCAATCTTCTGGCATGTCACCCAATTGTCTGTCCTTGAATGTATGAAACTAGACCAATAATTTTCAGTAGTTCATTAGATTGTGAAAGCACCAGTGCCAAAGCATCTCTCATCTCTTTCTAATATGTCTGTGGTTCACCTTCCAGCAGGTGTCACTAGAATTACTGGGGCGCTGAGGCCAAGTTAAACTTCCCTCTCATAACCTTGATGAACAGTCAACTCACTGCAGACCAGGAATGAACGTGAATCATTTTAAGCTTCTCACCTTAACAGCACCTTTAACAAAAGAACCACTTTGGGCATAATGATACAGCAAATTTCTGggagttgtaccggaggattggagggaggtgaatattGTTCCCCTTTTCAAGAAGgttaatagggaaatccctggcaatcaCAGACCAGTCAgacttacgtctgtggtcagctatgttttggaaagaattctgagtgaTATGACTATTTATGACTATTTgtaaaagcatagcgtgattaaaagcagtcagcatagctttgtgaggggcaggtcatgccttacaaatcttattgagttctttgaagaggtgataagacaggttgatgaaggtcgggcagtggatgtggtttatatagacttcagcagggcttttgataaggttccctatggtaggctcattcataaagtcaggaggtatgggataaaGGGAGATTTGGCTCTGGATTccgaattggttggctgacaaaaggcagagaatggttgtagatggaaagtattctgcctggaggtcagtggtgagtggtgtcccacaaggctctgttcttgggcctctgctctttgtaggttttataaatgacttggatgaggaggttgaggggtgagtaagtaaatttgccgatgatacaaagtttggagatgccattgatagtatcgatggtgttgcaggctgcagagctgggctgagaaatggcagatggagttcaacctggataaatgtgaaatgatgcattttggaaggtggaacttgaatgctgaatatagaattaaagacaggattcttggcattgtggaggaaatcttggtgttcaagtgcatagatccctcaaagttgcttgTAAATTGGTAGCACATTCTCTGCAACGCACTGTAGAATGTTAGGGTTTTGCAAAAGCATCTCCACAGGGATGGGTTGAATTAAGTATTATAACCAATTCCTGCAAAAGATGGTGATTTTCATTGGGCATGATGAGAAGAAACATTACTTCTGATGATCAAACTCAGCCAATTGGAAATTGATTGAAACAGAGAATTTCCTGGTATAGAAAGATACCATTCAATCCATTGTGACACATGCTGGCTGAAAGAACTATCCCATGCTCCAGATCTTGGTTCATAGCCCTTCTAGGTTGTGGCAATACATGCATATGTAGGGTTATCGTTAAATGCAATGAGGGTTTCTACCTCTACTATCCTTTTAAGCAGTGTGATCCTAATCCTAACCACTACATGGGTGAAAAGCTCAATTCCCCACAAAACCTTCTGCTGAGTACATCACCTAATGCCCCCAGTTTATTGACCATTCTGTTGAGGGAAATTGATTCTTCTCATTCATTCGATTACAGCTCCTTTTAATTTAAACATTTTGTTTGATGTGAAATGACTGTGCTGCTTGCAAACTAACTTATCAGGAAAGTTCTACGGTTTCGATTAGAAACAATGAATAGCACAATGTCATGGAAAGCAACAACAAATCATAGTTAATCATTTAGAAACTTAATTAGGAGCCAACATTATTATAAAGCTGAGAAATAGAATTAGCAGTGGGTCAACAATCTCTCAAacttgctccactattcaataagattaagTTTAATAATTGTTGCCTCAACTGCACTTTTCAGATTTGCACTCCAACTCCCCAATGTGACCCTTGACTCCCTCAAACATCACAAATCTGCATAACCCATccctgaatatactcaatgacccagccttgaatATGTTTTAGAATAAGGATTGCAAAGGTGAGTAGCCTACTGCCTACTGAGAAAA
Proteins encoded:
- the matn1 gene encoding cartilage matrix protein; amino-acid sequence: MTGLLSGLLLSALILVQVNGVPKVKPVRTGPQVSAGLCRSKPTDLVFIIDSSRSVRPSEFEQVKVFVSQVIESLDIGPNATRVGVVNYASTVKNEFALNAHRNKAGVLRAVSQIQPLSSGTMTGLAIQFATNIAFSESNGARVKADAASKVAIIVTDGRPQDRVREAATRAKQSGIEIFAIGVGRAEMSSLREIASEPLEDHLDYVESYSAIEKLSKKFQEAFCVVDLCASGDHDCEHICVSTPNSYKCACNEGFTLNPDGRTCGTCSSGGVDLAFVIDGSKSVRPENFQLVKKFINQVVDALDVGDQNARIALIQYSSSVRTEFPLNKFKTKQNIKTAVKKMEYMERGTMTGLALQHLAENIFVPSQGARENIPKVGIVFTDGRSQDYINDFAQKVKDQGIRMFAVGVGNALEEELRIIASDPVKDHYYYTADFKTMNKIADKLQVKICAAPAKDPCACESLVEFQTKVEKIIKTLTAKLGAFTKKLAALENRLLV